AAGCCGAAGGCCAGGTGCCGCCGGGCGTCCCGGTCCAGGTCCACCTCCTCGACGGGCCGGTGGCCGGCGCCGCCGAACACCGCCTCGTCCTGGTTGGCGGTGGAGAGCATCGCGATCACGCCCTCCCCGGCCTTGACCGTCGTCCCGCCCAGCTCCACGTCCTCCAGGGCCACCCGGGGCAGCCCGGTGTGGACGATGGTGAGGTGGCGCAGCAGTTCCTCCACCGCGCCGGGCACCGCGGCCGGGTCGGCCAGCCTGGCGACCTGCTCGGGCCGGTCCAGGAGCAGGGCGGTGGAGAGCGAGATCATGTTCGCGGTGGTCTCGTGCCCGGCGATCAGCAGCAGGATGCCGGTGTTGGCGGCCTCGCGCAGGGTGAGGTCGTCCCGGGCGGCGAGCCGGCTGAGGATGTCGTCCTCCGGCCGCTCCCGTTTGCGGGCCGTCAGCCCCTCCAGGTACTGCAGCAGCTCCTCCTGGGCCTTCTGGAGCCCCTCGATCGTGCCGGTGTTGCTGAGCAGCGTCCGGCTGATGCTCTGGAAGAACTCGCGGTCCTCGTACGGGACTCCGAGCAGCAGGCAGATCACCAGCGAGGGGACGGGCAGCGCGAAGTCGGCGACCAGGTCGGCCTCGGTACGGCCCTCGGTCATCCGGTCCAGCGTCTCGTCGACGATCTGCTGGATGTCCGGGCGCATCGCCTCGACCCGCTTGACCAGGAAGTCCCCGGTGACCATCCGGCGCAGCCGGGCGTGCTCGGGGTCGTCCAGCCGCAGGAAGCTCGGGTTCTTGGCGATGACCTCGCGGCGGCCGGGCAGCAGCAGCGGGAAGTTCGGGTGGCGCACGTCCGCGCTGAAGCGGCGGTCGGACAGGATGGTGCGGACCTCGGCGTAGCCGGTGGCCAGCCAGCAGGACTCGCCCCCGGGCAGGACGGCCCGGGTCATGGTGCCGGCGGCGGCCGCCTCGGTGTAGGCGGGCGGCGGGGCGAACGGGCAGCCGGCCGAGTGCGGGGCCGGCATCGGGACGGCGGGGGCGGTGGGTGTGCTCGTCAAGGTGGGGTCTCCTTGCGTAGCGGTGCTCTCCGGGTGGGGGTGTCGGTGGTGGTGCTTCAGTCCGCGACCGTGGCGGGCTCGTCCTCGGTGACGGTGATGGCGCCGCCCGGGCAGAGCTCGGCGGCCAGCCGAAGGTCGGCGAACTGCTCGGGCCTGAAGGTGGTTTGACGGAGTCTCACCAGGCTGTCCCGATCGTCCTGGTCGAAGACCTCGGGAACGTTCGTGACGCACATTCCGGAGCTGCAGCAGCGGTCCCGGTCGACGCTCACCTGCATGGTCGGGCACCTCTCGCCAGTGCGCCGCCGGCGGCCGGCGGCGGCCTCTCGTTGTCATTGCCAACCTAACCGCCGCTGCTCCGTCCACGGAGTGGGCGGTGGCGGGATTGTCGAGAATGGCCGATAACGTCCCCGTCGCAGCACTCGGGCGGTGCGAGGAGGTTTGAATTGACGCCACCCCGCCAAACGGCCCCGCTCACGGCCCCCGCGGCCCCCCTCACAGCCCCTCGGCGGCGGCGATCTCCCGTACGGTCGCGACGGTGTCGGCCTCGGCGGCGCCCTTGTCCGGCCGGTAGCGCACCACCCGGGCGAACCGCAGGGCGAGCCCGGCGGGGTAGCGGGAGCTGCGCTGCAGGCCGTCGAAGGCGATCTCGACCACCAGTTCCGGGCGGACCCGCACCGTCCAGTCGTCCCGCTCGGTCTCCCGGGCCAGCAGTTCCGCCGTCTGCCAGGCCAGCGTCGCGTCGGTGAGGCCCTTGAAGGTCTTGCCGAGCATCACCCACGGGCCGAGCCCCGGCTCGCCCGCCGCCCGGGCGCCCAGGTGCAGGTTGCTGAGGAAGCCGCGCCGCCGCCCGCTGCCCCATTCGGCGGCCAGCACGACCAGGTCGAGCGTCAGCCGGGGCTTCACCTTGATCCAGCCGATTCCGCGCCGCCCGGCCGCGTACCCGGCCGCCGGGTCCTTGACGAGGACACCCTCGTGGCCGAGCGCCAGCGTGTCGCGGAAGAAGGCCAGCGCCCGCTCGCGGTCCCCGGTCTCGGTGCGGGCCACCCGCAGGCGCGGCGGGACCACCTCGGCCAGCGCCGCCCAGCGCTCCCGCCCCGGACGGTCCACCAGGTCCTCGCCGTCGCGGTGCAGCAGGTCGAAGAAGTAGGCGTCGAGCGGGACTTCGGCGCGCAACCGCTGCGGATCGCGCCGCGAGGCGGTGCGCGCGGCGGTCTCCTGGAACGGGCGCGGCCGCCCGTCCGGGCCGAGCGCGATCGCCTCGCCGTCCAGCACCGCCGAGCGCAGCGGCAGGGCGAGCGCGGCCTCGGCCACCTCGGGCACGCGCGCGGTGATGTCGTCCAGGCTGCGGGTGAACACCGCGACCTCGTTCCCGTCCCGGTGCACCTGCACCCGGATCCCGTCCAGCTTCCACTCCAGCGCGGCCGGACCGGTGCGCTCCAGCGCCGAGGCCACGTCCGGCGCGGAGGCGGCCAGCATCGGGCGCACCGCCCGCCCCACCTCCAGCCGGAACGCCGCCAACGCTGCCTCCCCGCCGGTCAGCGCCGCCTCCGCCACCGCCCGCGCCGAACCCCGGAACATCAGCGCCCGTCGCACCGCCGCCGCGGGCACCCCCGCCGCCTGCGCCACGGCGTCCCCGACCACCGCGTCCAGCGCCCCCTGCCGCAGGTCCCCGACCAGCACCGCCCGCAGGAAGCCCTGCTCCACCGCGGTCGCCCGCGCGAACAGCCCGTCCAGCAGC
The genomic region above belongs to Streptomyces sp. 1331.2 and contains:
- a CDS encoding cytochrome P450; this translates as MPAPHSAGCPFAPPPAYTEAAAAGTMTRAVLPGGESCWLATGYAEVRTILSDRRFSADVRHPNFPLLLPGRREVIAKNPSFLRLDDPEHARLRRMVTGDFLVKRVEAMRPDIQQIVDETLDRMTEGRTEADLVADFALPVPSLVICLLLGVPYEDREFFQSISRTLLSNTGTIEGLQKAQEELLQYLEGLTARKRERPEDDILSRLAARDDLTLREAANTGILLLIAGHETTANMISLSTALLLDRPEQVARLADPAAVPGAVEELLRHLTIVHTGLPRVALEDVELGGTTVKAGEGVIAMLSTANQDEAVFGGAGHRPVEEVDLDRDARRHLAFGFGVHQCLGQPLARAELQIALATLFRRLPGLRLSRPGEEPAFRTDSFIYGMRSLSVTW
- a CDS encoding ferredoxin, translating into MQVSVDRDRCCSSGMCVTNVPEVFDQDDRDSLVRLRQTTFRPEQFADLRLAAELCPGGAITVTEDEPATVAD
- a CDS encoding ATP-dependent DNA ligase; this encodes MVAGLWRLAVVSREVAAEPGRRAKTGLLAGCLRELGPVEGPAAVALLSGESQRLRTGIGPAALRGLPGPAAEPSLGVREVERELERIAGVHGAGAQAERRRLLDGLFARATAVEQGFLRAVLVGDLRQGALDAVVGDAVAQAAGVPAAAVRRALMFRGSARAVAEAALTGGEAALAAFRLEVGRAVRPMLAASAPDVASALERTGPAALEWKLDGIRVQVHRDGNEVAVFTRSLDDITARVPEVAEAALALPLRSAVLDGEAIALGPDGRPRPFQETAARTASRRDPQRLRAEVPLDAYFFDLLHRDGEDLVDRPGRERWAALAEVVPPRLRVARTETGDRERALAFFRDTLALGHEGVLVKDPAAGYAAGRRGIGWIKVKPRLTLDLVVLAAEWGSGRRRGFLSNLHLGARAAGEPGLGPWVMLGKTFKGLTDATLAWQTAELLARETERDDWTVRVRPELVVEIAFDGLQRSSRYPAGLALRFARVVRYRPDKGAAEADTVATVREIAAAEGL